The following proteins are co-located in the Acaryochloris thomasi RCC1774 genome:
- a CDS encoding serine/threonine-protein kinase encodes MTNPATCFCVNPSCERRENFFEAEHCQSCGSPLKINSRYKLIASLTELSVPRPTEVFEAQCDSGEIKVVKTLFRDDEPYFSMFEREVSALRSFSHPAIPKLLVSDQFIVNLPGKYKVYGFAMEKIPGETLQKQLDSKRPIPSALGLDYLKQLSTVLHYIHQHKLFHRDIKPSNIILKEDGQLALIDFGGVRSSISHTYLAKVASGDVTRLSSSGYTPPEQESGSAIPQSDIFALGRTVIYLLTGREPFELPIDEKTGQLLWREHAKKLDPRLANLLDRMTALAPGDRPTNTNEVLESTERLLHRPNIEPKLKIKIWMIPVALAIAMASFGLYRAGRRVVAAWHSANAQILEERGELTKARDALENSIKLVHAPDTIEELAEVCTELKDYDCSIKAYRESIRLDPTWERWFELGVFYDLREERKDAALAYASAIALAPNESTEAYNNLSRIEILEGKAKKATELTRIALTHSNSSETESNLQKNLGWALLQQGSLDLSEKALSKSIALNSNNTAAHCLLTQILNTKGKDSSDNGSQCLTLNYDQPEVKKWREDYLRSIR; translated from the coding sequence ATGACGAATCCAGCTACCTGCTTCTGTGTCAATCCATCCTGTGAACGTCGAGAAAACTTTTTTGAAGCAGAGCATTGTCAATCATGTGGTTCCCCACTGAAGATAAACAGTCGATACAAACTTATTGCCTCTCTTACTGAATTGTCAGTGCCGAGACCTACTGAAGTTTTTGAAGCTCAATGTGATAGTGGAGAAATTAAGGTCGTTAAAACTCTATTTCGGGATGATGAGCCATATTTCAGTATGTTCGAGCGCGAAGTCTCAGCACTTCGATCCTTCTCTCATCCAGCAATCCCTAAGCTCTTGGTTAGTGATCAGTTCATAGTGAATTTGCCCGGTAAATACAAGGTCTATGGATTTGCGATGGAGAAAATACCGGGCGAAACATTGCAGAAGCAGCTCGATAGCAAACGACCTATCCCATCAGCTTTAGGACTCGACTATCTCAAGCAACTATCCACAGTTCTTCATTACATTCACCAACACAAACTGTTTCACAGAGATATAAAACCGTCAAATATTATCTTGAAGGAAGATGGACAGCTTGCCTTGATTGATTTTGGTGGCGTACGATCATCTATAAGCCATACCTATCTTGCTAAAGTTGCATCAGGCGATGTAACTAGGCTATCCAGCAGTGGATATACACCTCCAGAACAAGAAAGCGGAAGTGCTATTCCGCAGTCGGATATCTTTGCCCTTGGACGAACAGTGATTTACTTATTAACGGGTCGGGAACCGTTTGAGTTGCCGATTGATGAAAAGACAGGCCAATTACTCTGGAGAGAACACGCCAAAAAGCTCGATCCGAGGCTAGCAAACCTGCTGGATCGAATGACGGCTCTGGCACCTGGAGATCGCCCTACCAATACAAATGAGGTACTGGAATCTACTGAAAGACTGCTTCATAGACCCAACATTGAACCAAAGTTGAAGATCAAGATCTGGATGATTCCTGTTGCCCTTGCGATCGCTATGGCCTCATTCGGCTTATATCGAGCTGGCCGTCGTGTCGTCGCTGCTTGGCATTCCGCAAATGCACAGATACTTGAAGAAAGAGGGGAATTGACAAAAGCTCGTGATGCATTGGAAAACAGCATTAAGCTTGTGCATGCCCCTGACACCATAGAAGAGCTTGCAGAGGTTTGTACCGAATTAAAGGATTATGACTGCAGCATTAAGGCATATCGAGAATCCATTCGTCTTGATCCCACATGGGAACGTTGGTTTGAACTTGGAGTATTCTATGATCTGCGAGAGGAAAGAAAAGACGCTGCTTTAGCTTATGCAAGTGCGATCGCACTTGCACCCAATGAATCAACGGAGGCTTACAACAATTTATCTCGTATAGAAATACTGGAGGGGAAGGCCAAAAAAGCCACAGAGCTTACACGCATAGCACTGACGCATTCAAATTCGTCTGAAACAGAATCAAACTTACAGAAGAACCTAGGATGGGCGCTACTACAGCAGGGGAGCTTGGATTTGTCAGAAAAGGCATTGAGTAAATCTATCGCACTAAATTCTAACAACACTGCTGCTCACTGTCTGTTGACGCAGATTCTAAATACGAAAGGGAAAGACAGTAGCGATAACGGATCTCAATGTCTAACCTTGAACTATGATCAGCCCGAAGTAAAGAAATGGAGAGAGGATTACCTCAGGTCGATTAGGTGA
- a CDS encoding NACHT domain-containing protein → MNLEQALTSINKISQARRGKELTPGERIAVLAAWEKIGYEEAIKLYRENFSPNYISCRAGPGVWKLLSKEFGCRVTKTHLKTVLENMLQDTSLTEQIQANSANPDSVPILFGVPPDTGNFVGYRSQVQHCIRLLRDHRNIFIDGPQGIGKTALAARIVERVMSKTNESIEICIWKSIRYGPLLDELLADLADMLGIPFGTGSSVNKLQNLLIRFFRKHRCLLVLDGAEILQQDQQQSAWDYYSEPYTDYGPFFRRLVNDQGNSSLIVTSRTRFLDWSDLHESGNAAEIIRLEGLAQDDAETIFEEQSLKDRHCWPALINKYHGNPLMLKVIAKRVRTIYGGSTADFLRVQSTIIADPLLLTLNHEFSPSSSMSEFECFAMKILADLMKEHDSVSYEEILQNIESHSLFRSTDGLLRTVSSLVNRSLIEETKVERKSKFRLSSVIRKYIEQDPQGFVGQKVQSVA, encoded by the coding sequence ATGAATCTGGAGCAAGCCCTTACTTCCATAAACAAAATCTCTCAAGCAAGGCGCGGTAAGGAGCTGACACCTGGAGAGAGAATTGCTGTGTTGGCTGCCTGGGAAAAAATAGGGTACGAGGAAGCGATAAAGCTTTATAGAGAAAACTTCAGCCCAAACTACATCAGCTGCAGAGCTGGGCCAGGGGTCTGGAAGCTTCTATCAAAAGAGTTTGGATGTCGTGTTACAAAAACGCATCTGAAAACTGTCTTAGAAAATATGCTTCAGGATACTTCCCTTACAGAACAGATTCAAGCGAATTCAGCAAATCCTGACTCTGTTCCTATACTTTTCGGTGTTCCTCCTGATACTGGAAACTTCGTTGGTTATCGCAGCCAAGTTCAGCACTGTATTAGACTTCTTCGGGATCACAGAAATATTTTTATTGATGGCCCTCAGGGCATTGGGAAAACAGCTCTGGCTGCTCGTATTGTTGAACGAGTTATGTCAAAGACAAACGAATCAATTGAGATCTGCATTTGGAAATCGATTCGCTACGGCCCTTTACTTGATGAACTCCTTGCAGACCTAGCTGATATGCTAGGCATACCTTTTGGAACAGGTAGCAGCGTCAACAAATTGCAAAACTTACTCATTCGTTTTTTCAGAAAGCATCGCTGTTTATTGGTTCTTGATGGTGCTGAGATTCTGCAACAGGATCAACAACAATCGGCTTGGGACTATTACAGTGAGCCTTATACAGACTATGGCCCTTTCTTCAGACGACTTGTCAACGATCAGGGTAATAGTTCTTTAATTGTTACCAGTCGTACCCGATTCCTTGACTGGTCAGACCTTCATGAATCAGGAAATGCTGCTGAGATTATTCGTTTAGAAGGTTTAGCTCAAGATGATGCTGAAACTATTTTTGAAGAGCAGAGCTTGAAAGACAGACATTGTTGGCCCGCACTTATTAATAAATATCATGGCAACCCTTTGATGTTAAAGGTCATAGCGAAAAGGGTTAGAACAATCTACGGAGGGAGTACAGCAGATTTTCTAAGAGTTCAATCGACGATAATTGCTGATCCGCTCTTGCTAACTTTAAATCATGAGTTTTCGCCATCCAGCTCAATGTCAGAATTTGAGTGCTTTGCGATGAAGATACTGGCAGATTTGATGAAAGAGCACGATTCAGTGAGCTACGAAGAAATCTTACAGAACATTGAAAGTCACAGCCTGTTCCGCTCTACAGATGGCTTGCTTCGTACAGTTAGTTCTCTAGTCAACCGTTCTCTTATCGAGGAGACCAAGGTAGAGAGGAAAAGCAAGTTTAGACTCAGCTCAGTCATTAGAAAGTACATTGAACAAGACCCTCAAGGCTTTGTTGGGCAAAAGGTTCAATCAGTTGCATGA
- a CDS encoding ParB/RepB/Spo0J family partition protein — MTEKLTKFHLKAMEMNSLPLCIWKDKDLKLSDIQVSEQVQSRSEICRQTVSTYAAKINEGEMAPVLVFCDGFRYWLVDGFHRYQAAKLVNHTKISCRVAYGSKRDAILYAIAANIDNGFKRANADKRNGVETLLSDSEWSQWSNHEIARRCGVSHTYVRKLRLKLQESNEINPLIQTRQSVNRIAFRNGREYPIDVSNIGQLDR, encoded by the coding sequence GTGACTGAAAAATTAACCAAATTTCACCTCAAAGCTATGGAAATGAATAGCCTTCCCTTATGTATCTGGAAAGATAAAGATTTAAAGCTGTCTGATATCCAGGTATCTGAGCAGGTGCAGAGTCGCTCAGAAATTTGTCGGCAGACTGTCAGTACTTATGCTGCAAAGATAAATGAGGGAGAAATGGCACCTGTGCTTGTTTTTTGTGATGGGTTTCGATACTGGCTTGTAGATGGTTTTCATCGATACCAAGCAGCGAAATTGGTGAATCACACTAAGATTTCTTGCAGAGTTGCGTATGGTAGTAAGCGTGATGCGATTCTATATGCCATAGCTGCTAATATTGACAACGGCTTTAAGCGAGCAAATGCTGATAAGCGCAACGGTGTTGAGACTCTTCTCAGTGACTCTGAGTGGAGCCAGTGGAGTAATCATGAGATTGCAAGAAGATGCGGGGTTAGTCACACGTATGTGCGGAAGCTGAGATTGAAGCTTCAAGAATCAAATGAGATTAATCCACTTATACAAACTCGGCAGTCTGTGAACAGAATTGCTTTCCGTAATGGACGTGAATATCCAATAGATGTCTCAAATATCGGGCAACTAGACAGATAG
- a CDS encoding streptomycin biosynthesis regulator: MAINKSLKKQSSPSRHKTVEDVEIQKIRRDGGTQPRARLDEGTVHSYAESISDGDEFPPITLFYDGESYWLADGFHRVQAHIEACKETIAAEVRSGTRRDAVLYCVGANATHGLRRSNADKRRAVETLLNDPEWHKWSNNEIASRSNVSHTFVRNVRDEMSNEGSASSLEDLDAAPESRFARRGGTTYTVQTKRIGQSAGTPLGRQRKKKKPIVEPEPEPVLNKLKKVASGEIWSLGKHHKLYCGSHSSQKFQSLLPNEIALLLVFPSEPTEWLPRMPQQAKSALMWYTPYGEDMHLETLRNVVSNCVTASTDADDNVIVLNLPDPSLFLLFDELQCKCYCAEPNPQRCTDAITAWSVTQQSVQKR; this comes from the coding sequence ATGGCAATCAACAAATCTCTGAAAAAGCAAAGCAGCCCCAGTCGTCATAAGACAGTAGAAGATGTAGAAATTCAGAAAATCCGTAGGGATGGGGGAACACAGCCCCGCGCGCGTCTAGATGAAGGAACTGTACATTCATATGCCGAAAGCATATCAGATGGAGACGAATTTCCACCTATTACCCTGTTCTATGACGGTGAAAGCTATTGGCTAGCAGATGGCTTTCATCGTGTTCAGGCACATATAGAGGCTTGTAAGGAAACCATTGCCGCTGAGGTTAGGTCCGGTACCAGGAGGGATGCAGTTCTCTATTGTGTTGGAGCTAATGCGACGCATGGCCTTAGACGATCAAATGCTGATAAGCGACGCGCAGTAGAGACATTGCTAAATGATCCAGAGTGGCACAAGTGGAGCAACAACGAGATTGCTTCTCGTAGTAATGTGAGCCACACGTTTGTCCGAAATGTGCGAGATGAAATGTCTAATGAGGGGTCTGCTTCAAGTCTAGAGGATCTTGATGCCGCGCCTGAATCTCGTTTTGCAAGAAGAGGAGGTACAACTTACACCGTTCAAACTAAGAGAATCGGTCAGTCTGCTGGTACTCCTTTAGGTCGCCAAAGAAAGAAAAAAAAGCCCATAGTTGAACCTGAGCCTGAGCCTGTTCTAAATAAGCTTAAAAAGGTTGCCAGTGGAGAAATCTGGTCGCTAGGCAAACACCACAAACTTTATTGTGGTAGTCATTCGTCTCAAAAATTCCAATCCTTGCTACCAAATGAAATTGCTTTACTTCTTGTGTTCCCTTCAGAGCCAACCGAATGGCTACCCAGAATGCCACAACAAGCTAAAAGTGCATTGATGTGGTATACCCCATACGGTGAGGATATGCACCTTGAAACCTTGCGGAACGTTGTATCCAATTGTGTCACTGCTTCTACCGATGCAGATGATAATGTCATAGTTCTAAATCTACCTGACCCTTCATTATTTCTGCTCTTTGATGAATTGCAGTGCAAGTGTTATTGCGCTGAGCCTAATCCACAACGCTGCACCGATGCAATCACTGCCTGGAGCGTTACTCAGCAATCTGTCCAGAAGCGTTGA
- a CDS encoding helix-turn-helix domain-containing protein, with translation MTQAELSAALEVDYGIYLSQSDISEIERQERGLKDYELDAISTILDVSPMFLLRNELGDDFYVDE, from the coding sequence ATGACACAAGCTGAACTCTCTGCTGCTCTCGAAGTAGATTATGGAATTTACCTCAGCCAATCTGACATCTCCGAGATAGAACGCCAAGAGCGTGGCCTCAAAGACTATGAGCTAGATGCAATCTCAACCATCCTGGACGTATCACCCATGTTTCTGCTCAGGAATGAACTGGGAGATGATTTTTATGTTGATGAATAA